The following DNA comes from Cellulomonas soli.
GCTCGCCGCCGGGCACCCGTTCGCCGCGACCGGCGGGCGCATCGTCGCGACGGTCTCCGCCGAGCTGCACCGTCGCCGCGTCGCTCGCCTGGCCGCCGGGGACGACAGGCCACCGCGGGCGCTCGTCTCGATCTGCGCCGCCGGTGGCCTGGGCCTGACCGCACTGCTGGAGGCAGCGTGAGCACCACCGGCCGTACCCCTGGAAGCACCCCTGGACGCACCCCTGCCGGATCGCGACGCGAGAGCGGAACCGAGATGAGCGACACCTACCTGCGGCTCGTGAACAGCGGCGTCACCGCGAAGATCGCCAAGCAGCTCGGGCTGCCCCGGCCCTCCCCGCTGCAGCGCTACACCCCTGGTCAGCCGCTCGTCGACGGACCCGTGCTCGTGCTCGGCACCGGCAAGGACACCGACGCGATCGCCGGGCTGCTCGCCGCACCGACGGCCGACTTCGGCTGGGACCTCGACGTGCACCGGCACGCCACACCCGACACACGCTGGGCCGCCTTGGTGCTGGTGCTCAGCGAGGTCGTGCACCCCGACGACCTGACCGCACCCGTGCTCGAGGCCGCGTCCGTGCTGCGCAGCCTGAAGAGCGGCGCGCGCGTCGTGACGATCTCCCGGCCCGCCGGGGACGACGACGCCCCCGCGATGTCGGCCGCCCGGCAGGGGGTCGACGGGTTCCTGCGGTCGCTGGCCAAGGAGCTGCGCGGCGGGTCGACCGGCAACGGCGTCGTCGTGGCCGACGGCGTGCCCGTCACCGCCCCCGCGGCCGTCGGGGCGCTGCGGTTCTTCCTGTCGACGCGTTCGGCGTTCGTCGACGGGCAGCTGCTCGCCGTCGACTCCGAGACCGGGTCGCTGCCCGACGACTGGGACCGGCCGCTGGCCGGACGCGTCGCCGTCGTCACCGGGGCGGCCCGCGGCATCGGCGCGGCCATCGTCGACGTTCTCGCGCGCGACGGCGCGACCGTCGTGGCCGTCGACGTGCCCGCCGCCGGGGAGCAGCTGGCCGCCGTCGCCAACCGGGTGCGCGGCACCGCGCTGCAGGTCGACGTCACCGCCGAGGACGCCGGTCGGCGCATCCTCGACCACGCCCTGGCCCGGCACGGACGGCTCGACATCGTGGTGCACAACGCCGGGATCACGCGCGACAAGCTGCTCGCCAACATGAAGCCCGACCAGTGGGGCTCGGTGCTGGCCGTCAACATCGCCGCGCAGCTGCGCATCAACGAGACGCTGCTGACCTCGGGCGACTTCACCGACGCGCCGCGCATCGTCTCGCTCGCCTCGACGTCGGGCATCGCCGGCAACCGCGGGCAGACCAACTACGCGACGTCCAAGGGCGGGGTCATCGGCATGGTGCGGGCCACCGCGCCGCTGCTCGCCCCGTTCGGCGGCACCGCCAACGCCGTGGCACCGGGGTTCATCGAGACCGAGATGACCGCCCGGATCCCGGCCCTGACCCGGCAGGTCGCCCGGCGGCTCAACTCGCTGCAGCAGGGCGGGCAGCCGGTCGACGTCGCCGAGACCGTCGCGTTCCTCGCCTCGCCGCAGGCCGGCGGGATCGTCGGGCGGGTGCTGCGGGTCTGCGGGCAGAACATGGTCGGTCAGTGACGGCGGACCTCGACCTGCCCGTGGGGACGCCCGGGCACGCACCGGTCGTCGTCGAGCTGCCGGGGGTGCCCGGGCTCGGCGGGACGTACGCGCGCGGACTCGCGACCGGCGGACGGCTGGCTGTCGCCCGACGGACCGGCTCCGCACCCACCGCCCTGGCCGACGTGCGGTACGTCGCCCGAGGTGTGCGCGCCGACGCCGACCACCTCACCGCGTACCAGCACCTGCTCGGCGAGTCCGGCAGCGACGCCCTGCCCGCCGGGTTCGTGCACGTGCTCGCCTTCCCCGTCGCGACCGCACTCATGGCCCGGGCCGACTTCCCGCTGCCGATGCTCGGCCTGGTCCACCTGGCCAACCGGGTCGAGCAGCACCGACCCCTCGGCCTGGACGACACGTTCGACGTGCACGCCCACGCCGAAGGGCTGCGACCCCACCGGTCGGGCACGCAGGTCGACCTCGTCACGGAGGCGCACGTGGACGGCACGCTCGCCTGGCGGGGTGTCTCGACGTACCTGGCCAAGGGCCTCCGCCTCGCCGAGGACGACGGGGCCGCGGCCGACGAGCCGCCCCGCGCCGCGTTCGAGCCGCCCGTGCCCACCGGGCAGTGGCGGCTCGACGGCGACACCGGCCAGCGGTACGCGGCCGTGTCCGGGGACGTGAACCCCATCCACACCTCCACCCTCGGCGCC
Coding sequences within:
- a CDS encoding 3-oxoacyl-ACP reductase translates to MSDTYLRLVNSGVTAKIAKQLGLPRPSPLQRYTPGQPLVDGPVLVLGTGKDTDAIAGLLAAPTADFGWDLDVHRHATPDTRWAALVLVLSEVVHPDDLTAPVLEAASVLRSLKSGARVVTISRPAGDDDAPAMSAARQGVDGFLRSLAKELRGGSTGNGVVVADGVPVTAPAAVGALRFFLSTRSAFVDGQLLAVDSETGSLPDDWDRPLAGRVAVVTGAARGIGAAIVDVLARDGATVVAVDVPAAGEQLAAVANRVRGTALQVDVTAEDAGRRILDHALARHGRLDIVVHNAGITRDKLLANMKPDQWGSVLAVNIAAQLRINETLLTSGDFTDAPRIVSLASTSGIAGNRGQTNYATSKGGVIGMVRATAPLLAPFGGTANAVAPGFIETEMTARIPALTRQVARRLNSLQQGGQPVDVAETVAFLASPQAGGIVGRVLRVCGQNMVGQ
- a CDS encoding MaoC/PaaZ C-terminal domain-containing protein — protein: MTADLDLPVGTPGHAPVVVELPGVPGLGGTYARGLATGGRLAVARRTGSAPTALADVRYVARGVRADADHLTAYQHLLGESGSDALPAGFVHVLAFPVATALMARADFPLPMLGLVHLANRVEQHRPLGLDDTFDVHAHAEGLRPHRSGTQVDLVTEAHVDGTLAWRGVSTYLAKGLRLAEDDGAAADEPPRAAFEPPVPTGQWRLDGDTGQRYAAVSGDVNPIHTSTLGAKALGFPRRIAHGMYTAARALADVGAARGDAFAWTVTFDKPVLLPGAVAVRVAREGDGFAYAGWHPRSGKPHLRGTVTPRP